In Streptomyces seoulensis, the following are encoded in one genomic region:
- a CDS encoding AAA family ATPase: MTTYDDRASQGGVPARTESGAGRELTATAERVRASVEDVIEGKPEVVRLALTVLLAEGHLLIEDVPGVGKTMLAKALARSIDCSVRRIQFTPDLLPSDITGVSIWDQRGGDFEFKPGAIFAQIVIGDEINRASPKTQSALLESMEERQVTIDGHTYELPSPFMVVATQNPVEMEGTYPLPEAQRDRFMARVSVGYPSVEAELRMLDVHGGASPLEDLEPVAHAHEIVKLIETVRAVHVSEAVRRYAVELVAATRSHPDLRLGASPRATLHLLRAAKASAALEGREYALPDDLQTLAPSVLAHRLLPTSEAQLNGRSAEDVVREIIQHTAVPTTARQSGYEGLDASPAQPPRPLRPPRGL; encoded by the coding sequence GTGACGACCTATGACGATCGGGCGAGCCAGGGGGGCGTCCCCGCTCGAACGGAGTCGGGCGCGGGGCGGGAGCTGACCGCCACCGCGGAGCGTGTCCGCGCTTCGGTGGAGGACGTGATCGAGGGCAAGCCCGAGGTCGTACGGCTCGCGCTGACCGTGCTGCTGGCCGAGGGGCATCTGCTGATCGAGGACGTCCCCGGGGTGGGCAAGACCATGCTGGCCAAGGCGCTGGCGCGGTCCATCGACTGCTCGGTGCGGCGCATCCAGTTCACCCCGGACCTGCTGCCCTCGGACATCACCGGGGTGTCCATCTGGGACCAGCGGGGCGGTGACTTCGAGTTCAAGCCGGGTGCGATCTTCGCGCAGATCGTGATCGGCGACGAGATCAACCGCGCCTCCCCCAAGACCCAGTCGGCGCTGCTGGAGTCCATGGAGGAGCGCCAGGTCACCATCGACGGCCACACCTACGAACTGCCGAGCCCCTTCATGGTGGTGGCGACCCAGAACCCGGTCGAGATGGAGGGCACGTACCCGCTGCCCGAGGCCCAGCGCGACCGCTTCATGGCCCGGGTCTCCGTGGGCTACCCCAGCGTCGAGGCCGAGCTGCGGATGCTGGACGTGCACGGCGGGGCCTCCCCGCTGGAGGACCTGGAACCGGTGGCGCACGCGCACGAGATCGTGAAGCTGATCGAGACGGTGCGCGCGGTGCACGTCTCGGAGGCCGTGCGGCGGTACGCGGTGGAGCTGGTCGCCGCCACCCGCTCCCACCCCGACCTCAGACTCGGCGCCTCCCCGCGCGCGACGCTGCATCTGCTGCGCGCGGCGAAGGCGTCCGCCGCCCTGGAGGGCCGGGAGTACGCGCTGCCGGACGACCTCCAGACGCTCGCCCCGTCCGTGCTGGCCCACCGGCTGCTGCCCACCTCGGAGGCCCAGCTCAACGGCCGGTCGGCCGAGGACGTGGTGCGGGAGATCATCCAGCACACGGCCGTACCCACCACCGCCCGGCAGAGCGGGTACGAGGGTCTGGACGCCTCGCCTGCCCAACCCCCGCGGCCGCTGCGGCCTCCCCGGGGTCTGTGA
- a CDS encoding DUF58 domain-containing protein, whose translation MSAGGRGGVRATLSGLTTRGRSFLAAGVAAAICAYVLGQDDLLRVGLLLAVLPLLCAAVLHRTRHRVTAERGLAPTRVPATGEARVRLRVDNVSRLPTGLLMLQDRVPYVLGPRPRFVLDRVEPGGHREVSYRVRSDLRGRYRLGPLQVRLSDPFGMCELTRSFSAHDTLTVLPRVEPLPPVRFGGEALGHGDGRQRSLALAGEDDLIPRGYRHGDDLRRVHWRSTARHGELMVRREEQPRRSRCTVLLDTRAVAYEGAGPGSAFEWAVSAAASVVSHLLERGFSVRLLTDFGVTVSGEGGSGHERAAAAALMMDTLAVIDHSDGTDLAGAYDVLRDGHDGLLVAFLGDLDGGQAASVARMRRRGGAVAFVLDPDDWTREPTAVPQPNAPLPQRLRVLREGGWTALGVPPGAALEELWRQADRERPGPAALSGKVRG comes from the coding sequence ATGTCCGCCGGGGGGCGGGGCGGGGTGCGGGCCACGCTGTCGGGTCTGACCACGCGCGGGCGCTCCTTCCTCGCCGCCGGGGTCGCGGCCGCGATCTGCGCCTATGTGCTGGGCCAGGACGACCTGCTGCGGGTGGGGCTGCTGCTGGCGGTGCTGCCGCTGCTCTGCGCGGCCGTCCTGCACCGCACCCGGCACCGGGTGACCGCCGAGCGCGGCCTGGCCCCCACGCGGGTGCCCGCGACCGGGGAGGCGCGGGTCCGGCTGCGCGTGGACAACGTCTCCCGGCTGCCCACCGGCCTGCTGATGCTCCAGGACCGGGTGCCGTACGTGCTGGGCCCCCGGCCGCGTTTCGTGCTGGACCGGGTCGAGCCTGGCGGGCACCGCGAGGTGTCCTACCGGGTGCGCTCGGACCTGCGCGGCAGATACCGCCTCGGCCCGCTCCAGGTGCGGCTGAGCGACCCGTTCGGGATGTGCGAGCTGACCCGGTCCTTCTCGGCGCACGACACGCTCACGGTGCTGCCCCGGGTGGAGCCGCTGCCGCCGGTCCGGTTCGGCGGGGAGGCGCTCGGGCACGGCGACGGACGGCAGCGCTCGCTGGCGCTGGCCGGCGAGGACGACCTGATCCCGCGCGGCTACCGGCACGGCGACGACCTGCGCCGGGTGCACTGGCGCTCCACCGCCCGGCACGGCGAGCTGATGGTGCGCCGCGAGGAGCAGCCCCGCCGTTCGCGCTGCACGGTGCTGCTGGACACCCGCGCGGTGGCCTACGAGGGCGCGGGCCCCGGCTCGGCCTTCGAGTGGGCGGTGTCGGCGGCCGCCTCGGTGGTGTCGCACCTGCTGGAGCGCGGTTTCTCGGTGCGGCTGCTGACGGACTTCGGGGTGACGGTGTCCGGCGAGGGCGGCTCGGGGCACGAACGGGCGGCGGCGGCCGCGCTGATGATGGACACCCTCGCGGTGATCGACCACTCCGACGGCACCGACCTGGCGGGCGCGTACGACGTGCTGCGGGACGGGCACGACGGGCTGCTGGTCGCCTTCCTCGGTGACCTGGACGGCGGACAGGCGGCCTCGGTGGCGCGGATGCGCCGGCGCGGGGGCGCGGTCGCCTTCGTGCTGGACCCGGACGACTGGACGCGCGAGCCGACGGCGGTACCGCAGCCGAACGCCCCGCTCCCCCAGCGGCTGCGGGTGCTGCGGGAGGGCGGCTGGACGGCGCTCGGGGTGCCGCCCGGGGCCGCGCTGGAGGAGCTGTGGCGGCAGGCGGACCGGGAGCGGCCGGGTCCGGCCGCGCTGAGCGGGAAGGTACGGGGATGA
- a CDS encoding transglutaminase TgpA family protein, with amino-acid sequence MSGRARLALCAAAATLMASSALLPLVDGPTWLLLSALLVAVQAGVGIAARRIPLSRSLTLLAQLLVTLVLLTLVFARAEALGGLLPGPDAFLRFGALFGQGADDVSHYAIPAPLTDGIRLLLVGGVLLVHLLVDTLAVTFRRAAPAGLPLLALYSVAAGLSDGAADWLWFLVAAAGYLMLLLAEGRERLAQWGRVFGGAPRAGAPAGGVTAPARTGRRIGAVALGVALVVPLALPTLHGGLLGRAGSGVGAGNGRGGTISAVNPLVSLRDSLNVDDDRQVLSLRPSSGEVPDMYVRIVSLDDFDGTDWKPSQRRIAAVPGVFPAPEGLSDDVRRTTLRTVITAADWYAQDWLPMPYPPSGVRIDGNWRYEPVGMTLVGDHGQTTRGEIYQVTSLELQPTAKQLADAPKPPAALEREYTRVPSRLPDVVARTAEEVTSGARNHYEEAVRLQDWFSVDGGFRYDTEVQVGRGADAIANFLKKKEGFCVHFSFAMAAMARTLGIPARVAVGFAPGTPQGDGSVSVSLRDAHAWPELYFQGVGWTRFEPTPTRGTTPAYTQQDTPSSARPDQELPSRGASREPSAAATGSESCAAQDKSGACADPSAAVAAPGGGGGPSGGLWAALIALGALALVALPLSPMLWRTRVRARRLDGHSPDPARRTLAAWRELTDSAWDHGVIPDDSLTPRGSAARIVRLGQLDGEAGAAVHRVAAALEQVLYAPEPRPAPGLAQDVRRVIAGLAAPVGRGTRLRALFAPRSARRVLWSAQEGWASLRARAAALRPVRGEA; translated from the coding sequence ATGAGCGGGCGGGCACGACTGGCGCTGTGCGCGGCGGCGGCGACCCTGATGGCGTCCTCGGCCCTGCTGCCGCTGGTCGACGGCCCGACCTGGCTGCTGCTGTCGGCGCTGCTGGTGGCCGTGCAGGCGGGGGTGGGCATCGCGGCCCGGCGGATTCCCCTGTCCCGGTCGCTGACGCTGCTGGCGCAGCTGCTGGTGACGCTGGTGCTGCTGACCCTGGTCTTCGCGCGGGCCGAGGCGCTGGGCGGACTGCTGCCGGGGCCGGACGCGTTCCTGCGGTTCGGGGCGCTGTTCGGGCAGGGCGCGGACGACGTGAGCCACTACGCGATCCCGGCGCCGCTCACCGACGGCATCCGGCTGCTGCTGGTCGGCGGGGTGCTGCTGGTGCATCTGCTAGTGGACACCCTCGCGGTGACCTTCCGGCGGGCGGCTCCGGCGGGCCTGCCGCTGCTGGCGCTGTACTCGGTGGCGGCCGGGCTGTCGGACGGGGCGGCGGACTGGCTGTGGTTCCTGGTGGCGGCGGCCGGCTATCTGATGCTGCTGCTCGCTGAGGGCCGGGAGCGGCTCGCCCAGTGGGGCCGGGTCTTCGGCGGCGCCCCGCGCGCGGGTGCCCCGGCGGGCGGGGTGACGGCACCGGCGCGCACCGGCCGCCGGATCGGCGCGGTGGCGCTGGGCGTGGCCCTGGTGGTACCGCTGGCCCTGCCGACGCTGCACGGCGGGCTGCTGGGCCGGGCGGGCTCGGGCGTCGGCGCGGGCAACGGCCGGGGCGGCACCATCTCGGCGGTGAACCCCCTGGTCTCGCTGCGGGACAGCCTGAACGTGGACGACGACCGCCAGGTGCTCTCCCTGCGGCCCAGCTCCGGCGAGGTGCCGGACATGTACGTGCGGATAGTGTCCCTGGACGACTTCGACGGCACCGACTGGAAGCCGTCCCAGCGCCGCATCGCCGCGGTGCCCGGGGTCTTCCCGGCCCCGGAGGGCCTGAGCGACGACGTCAGGCGGACCACGCTGCGCACGGTGATCACGGCGGCGGACTGGTACGCCCAGGACTGGCTGCCGATGCCGTATCCGCCGAGCGGGGTCCGGATCGACGGCAACTGGCGGTACGAGCCGGTCGGCATGACCCTGGTCGGCGACCACGGCCAGACCACGCGCGGCGAGATCTACCAGGTCACCAGCCTGGAACTGCAGCCGACCGCGAAGCAGCTCGCCGACGCCCCGAAGCCGCCGGCCGCGCTGGAGCGGGAGTACACCCGGGTGCCGTCCCGGCTGCCGGACGTGGTGGCGCGCACCGCCGAGGAGGTCACCTCGGGGGCCCGCAACCACTACGAGGAGGCGGTACGGCTCCAGGACTGGTTCTCGGTGGACGGCGGCTTCCGGTACGACACCGAGGTGCAGGTGGGCCGGGGCGCCGACGCGATCGCCAACTTCCTCAAGAAGAAGGAGGGGTTCTGCGTCCACTTCTCCTTCGCCATGGCGGCGATGGCCCGCACGCTGGGCATTCCGGCCCGGGTGGCGGTGGGTTTCGCACCGGGCACCCCGCAGGGCGACGGCTCGGTGTCGGTGAGCCTGCGGGACGCGCACGCCTGGCCGGAGCTGTACTTCCAGGGCGTGGGCTGGACCCGGTTCGAGCCGACGCCGACCCGGGGCACGACTCCGGCGTACACCCAGCAGGACACCCCGAGCAGCGCCCGCCCGGACCAGGAGCTGCCCTCGCGGGGGGCGTCCAGGGAGCCTTCGGCGGCGGCGACCGGGAGTGAGAGCTGCGCGGCGCAGGACAAGTCGGGCGCCTGTGCCGACCCGTCGGCGGCCGTCGCGGCGCCGGGTGGGGGTGGGGGGCCGTCCGGCGGGCTGTGGGCGGCGCTGATCGCGCTGGGCGCGCTGGCGCTGGTGGCGCTCCCGCTGTCCCCGATGCTGTGGCGGACCCGGGTGCGGGCGAGACGGCTGGACGGGCACTCCCCCGACCCGGCCCGGCGGACACTGGCGGCCTGGCGGGAGCTGACCGACAGTGCCTGGGACCACGGGGTGATACCGGACGACTCGCTGACCCCGCGCGGCTCGGCGGCCCGGATCGTGCGGCTGGGACAGCTGGACGGGGAGGCCGGGGCCGCGGTGCACCGGGTGGCGGCCGCCCTGGAGCAGGTGCTGTACGCCCCGGAGCCGCGTCCGGCGCCGGGCCTGGCACAGGACGTGCGCCGGGTCATCGCCGGCCTGGCGGCCCCGGTGGGCCGGGGCACCCGGCTGCGGGCCCTGTTCGCCCCGCGCTCGGCCCGGCGGGTGCTGTGGTCGGCCCAGGAGGGCTGGGCTTCCCTCCGGGCCCGCGCGGCGGCGCTGCGGCCGGTGCGCGGGGAGGCTTGA
- a CDS encoding DUF3040 domain-containing protein, giving the protein MPLSEHEQRMLEQMERALYAEDPKFASALEGNGLRTYTRRRVYQAVAGFLVGIALLMAGMVAQLIWISVVGFLVMLGCAVLAVTGWRKAPKPGETPKGHTRRRPVRRKRTVMERIEDRWQRRRDEQGH; this is encoded by the coding sequence GTGCCGCTCTCGGAGCACGAGCAGCGCATGCTCGAGCAGATGGAGCGAGCGCTGTACGCCGAAGATCCCAAGTTCGCGTCGGCGCTTGAGGGAAACGGGCTGCGGACCTACACCCGGCGCCGGGTCTATCAGGCGGTCGCGGGCTTCCTCGTCGGTATCGCGCTCCTCATGGCCGGTATGGTCGCCCAGTTGATCTGGATCAGTGTCGTCGGCTTCCTCGTGATGCTCGGCTGTGCCGTGCTCGCAGTCACCGGATGGCGCAAGGCACCCAAGCCGGGTGAAACCCCCAAGGGCCACACCAGGCGCCGTCCCGTCCGGCGGAAACGTACCGTCATGGAACGCATCGAGGACCGCTGGCAGCGCCGCCGGGACGAACAGGGCCACTGA